Proteins encoded in a region of the Veillonella parvula genome:
- a CDS encoding type I restriction enzyme HsdR N-terminal domain-containing protein, translating into MENIEKIFNNIRLQKYKPGGTSFADPIRNIFVQCTPEEVVRQKTIHFLQSDLGVPLERISVEESMAHVKRGKRGRADIVVYRDDKKKDALLVIECKAPEVDVSCYIVREQAEGYLKILNADYYMLINGHQIIMYKYNSGLAIEIEGIPSYRELLNDEVEYARALPIKSYSYHDILSKDLQRAFQKENYLGDSTYHDIKLFALNFLNLILLKTAINHDDLIGIGVSEDFGVKRTRFGNSAGYNYQELTRLFIAKDNKNKDLIWGLSMIGYYNTQLNVSITNKKNKHHTLQLDLDKFCEYNPVTNMITVTHNGALSFGRGGSMKHQVVIDYVKDKAPDLIRENKVYLGSIDNSRLLEWEHFDVQNFINNLLRYGILRDEVRAKYKRK; encoded by the coding sequence GTGGAAAATATAGAAAAGATATTTAATAATATCAGATTACAGAAATATAAACCGGGAGGAACATCCTTTGCTGATCCTATACGAAATATATTTGTCCAATGCACACCAGAAGAGGTGGTACGGCAAAAAACAATTCATTTTTTACAGAGTGACTTAGGAGTGCCACTTGAGAGGATTAGCGTTGAAGAGTCTATGGCTCATGTGAAAAGAGGAAAACGGGGAAGAGCAGATATAGTTGTTTATAGGGATGATAAGAAAAAAGATGCACTTTTAGTAATCGAATGTAAGGCCCCTGAGGTGGATGTATCTTGTTATATAGTACGTGAGCAGGCAGAAGGATATCTTAAAATTCTTAATGCTGATTATTATATGCTGATTAATGGGCATCAGATTATAATGTATAAATATAATTCTGGACTTGCTATAGAAATTGAAGGTATTCCTTCTTATAGAGAACTTTTAAATGATGAAGTAGAGTATGCTCGAGCATTGCCGATAAAATCATATAGTTATCATGATATTTTGTCAAAGGACCTTCAACGTGCATTCCAAAAAGAAAATTATTTAGGTGATTCTACATACCATGATATAAAATTATTTGCACTTAATTTCTTAAATTTAATTTTACTAAAAACTGCTATTAATCATGATGATTTAATTGGGATAGGTGTGTCAGAGGATTTTGGTGTAAAAAGAACTAGGTTTGGAAATAGTGCTGGTTATAACTATCAAGAGTTGACCCGTTTGTTTATCGCTAAAGATAATAAGAATAAAGACTTAATTTGGGGTCTTAGTATGATTGGTTATTATAATACACAGTTAAATGTATCAATAACGAACAAGAAAAATAAACATCATACTTTACAATTAGATCTGGATAAATTTTGTGAGTATAATCCAGTTACCAATATGATAACTGTTACACATAATGGAGCCCTATCGTTTGGTAGAGGTGGATCTATGAAACACCAAGTTGTTATAGATTATGTAAAGGATAAAGCACCAGATTTAATTAGAGAGAATAAAGTATATCTTGGTAGTATAGATAATTCTAGGTTGTTGGAATGGGAGCATTTTGATGTTCAAAACTTTATAAATAATTTACTTCGATATGGAATACTTCGTGATGAAGTGCGTGCAAAATATAAAAGGAAGTAA
- a CDS encoding type I restriction enzyme HsdR N-terminal domain-containing protein, producing MKYIEEIFDKIELEKFQRDGDCIYDPIRCFLLAATPEECVRQKTIVFLQQELGIPINRIFVEESMAHTKKGLRGRADIVVYRDDECTDVLMIIECKAPHINVLGDEVFNQASGYREILSADYIMLVNGVEAIIYYYNDGAYHEVKDIPLLEELLIKEISFVEPEPFEAYKYEELMSDEFQEAFAEHGDISEYTPKYIRGVALNLINLILHKEIKKNDVLKNIGVTEDCYVSMPHFGNSGGGNYQVWSRLFIAKDHMNKDEVLGISICGTIHTENDPHWGNRSGSTQLNISIANKESRHHSLQLNLDRYCRYNPITNIVDIVHNGSLTRGKGGAAKRADVIAYIKERAPELVHGDEIFLGCLNNSRLLEWSDPNVQSFIRNLLRYAVLRDGFRAEYKKSK from the coding sequence ATGAAGTATATAGAAGAGATTTTTGATAAGATAGAACTTGAAAAATTTCAACGGGATGGAGACTGTATATATGATCCAATACGTTGTTTTTTGTTAGCTGCGACACCGGAGGAGTGTGTTCGCCAAAAAACAATTGTATTCTTGCAACAAGAATTAGGAATACCTATTAATCGGATTTTTGTAGAAGAATCAATGGCACATACTAAAAAGGGATTACGTGGAAGAGCAGATATTGTTGTCTACCGTGATGATGAGTGTACAGATGTATTGATGATTATAGAATGTAAGGCGCCTCATATTAACGTGCTAGGTGATGAAGTATTTAATCAGGCTTCAGGATATAGAGAAATACTTAGTGCTGATTATATTATGCTGGTTAATGGTGTGGAGGCAATTATATATTATTATAATGATGGGGCATATCATGAAGTTAAGGATATTCCTTTATTAGAGGAGCTTTTAATAAAAGAAATTTCTTTTGTCGAGCCAGAACCCTTTGAGGCATATAAATATGAAGAACTTATGTCTGATGAGTTTCAAGAGGCATTTGCAGAGCATGGGGATATTAGTGAATATACGCCTAAATATATCAGAGGGGTTGCTTTAAACCTAATTAATTTAATTTTGCATAAGGAAATTAAAAAGAATGATGTATTAAAAAATATAGGTGTAACAGAGGATTGCTATGTAAGTATGCCACACTTTGGTAATAGTGGCGGTGGCAATTATCAGGTTTGGTCTCGCTTATTTATTGCAAAAGACCATATGAATAAAGATGAAGTGCTTGGTATTAGTATTTGTGGAACTATACATACTGAAAATGATCCACACTGGGGGAATAGAAGTGGCTCTACTCAACTTAATATATCTATAGCTAATAAAGAATCGCGGCATCATTCCCTTCAATTAAATTTAGATCGGTATTGTCGATATAATCCGATTACTAATATAGTAGATATAGTACATAACGGTTCTTTAACAAGAGGTAAAGGGGGCGCAGCTAAAAGAGCAGATGTTATTGCATATATTAAGGAGCGGGCGCCTGAGCTTGTTCATGGTGATGAAATATTTCTTGGATGTTTAAATAATTCTCGTTTATTAGAGTGGAGCGATCCTAATGTACAATCATTTATAAGGAATTTACTACGTTATGCAGTACTTCGTGATGGATTTAGAGCAGAATATAAAAAATCAAAGTAA